Proteins from one Aspergillus nidulans FGSC A4 chromosome VIII genomic window:
- a CDS encoding uncharacterized protein (transcript_id=CADANIAT00001603), protein MSVARTAGFALASAAIVAGHGYVTGIVADGTYYGGYLVNQYPYSNDPPAVVGWAEDATDLGFVDGSGYTSGDIICHKDATNAQASATVAAGGTVELQWTEWPESHHGPVIDYIASCNGDCTTVDKTTLEWVKISESGLVDGSSAPGTWASDNLISNNNSWTVTIPSSLAAGGYVLRHEIIALHSAGNENGAQNYPQCVNLEVTGGGSASPSGTVGTELYTPTDPGILVNIYTSLDSYTIPGPALWDGASSSGGNSGSGSASSSAAATSTPTTPSVSVPVIPTASSGASSTPLVPTPSAPAVTPSVPAGNQAPQPTYTSTYIETETLPGQTVTSTTTEYASEPTQPAVETQVAQPSETEAATSTSTVTETASATAAPTGSSGSSSGSGSSSTELPTDSSSLSDYFSSLSAEEFLNLLKETLKWLVTDKVHARSLH, encoded by the exons ATGTCTGTCGCTAGAACTGCTGGTTTTGCCCTCGCCTCCGCGGCCATCGTCGCCGGTCACGGTTATGTCACGGGAATCGTCGCTGACGGCACATACTACGGCGGTTACCTCGTTAACCAGTACCCTTACAGCAACGACCCCCCTGCAGTTGTTGGATGGGCTGAGGATGCTACCGACCTGGGTTTCGTTGATGGCTCCGGCTACACCTCTGGCGATATCATCTGCCACAAGGACGCTACCAACGCCCAGGCTTCTGCCAccgtcgctgctggtggCACCGTTGAGCTGCAGTGGACTGAGTGGCCTGAATCCCACCACG GTCCCGTCATCGACTACATTGCCAGCTGCAACGGTGACTGCACAACCGTCGACAAGACCACCCTCGAATGGGTCAAGATTAGCGAGAGCGGTCTCGTTGACGGCAGCTCTGCCCCTGGCACCTGGGCCTCTGACAACCTGAtctccaacaacaacagctgGACCGTGACCATCCCCAGCAGCCTCGCCGCCGGTGGCTACGTCCTCCGCCACGAGATCATCGCCCTCCACTCCGCCGGCAACGAGAATGGCGCCCAGAACTACCCCCAGTGTGTCAACCTCGAGGTCACTGGCGGTGGCAGCGCCTCTCCCTCTGGTACCGTCGGTACTGAGCTTTACACCCCCACTGACCCTGGTATCCTGGTCAACATCTACACCTCCCTCGACTCCTACACCATCCCCGGCCCTGCTCTCTGGGACGGTGCCTCTTCCAGCGGCGGAAACAGCGGCAGTGGtagcgcctcctccagcgccgccgccacctccaccccTACCACTCCCAGCGTAAGCGTCCCTGTCATCCCCACCGCTAGCTCTGGTGCCTCCTCTACCCCTCTCGTGCCCACCCCCAGCGCGCCTGCTGTGACCCCTTCGGTCCCTGCCGGCAACCAGGCCCCTCAGCCCACTTACACCTCCACCTACATTGAGACTGAGACTTTGCCTGGTCAGACCGTTACCTCCACCACGACCGAGTACGCTTCCGAGCCTACCCAGCCCGCTGTCGAGACCCAGGTTGCTCAGCCCTCTGAGACCGAGGCTGCCACATCCACTTCCACTGTCACCGAGACTGCCTCTGCCACCGCCGCCCCGACTGGCTCCTCTGGCTCTAGCTCTGGATCTGGCTCCAGCAGCACCGAGCTCCCCACCGACAGCTCCAGCCTCTCCGACTACTTCTCCTCCCTGAGCGCAGAGGAGTTCCTCAACCTTCTGAAGGAGACCCTTAAGTGGTTGGTCACCGACAAGGTCCACGCTCGTTCCCTCCACTAA
- a CDS encoding uncharacterized protein (transcript_id=CADANIAT00001604): MSQVLVEFWSMPMMTRSPNASMQDCLANGYISKA, translated from the exons ATGTCTCAGGTGCTGGTGGAGTTCTGGAGCATGCCAATGATGACCAG ATCACCAAATGCTTCAATGCAGGACTGCCTAGCAAACGGGTACATCAGCAAGGCATAA
- a CDS encoding uncharacterized protein (transcript_id=CADANIAT00001605), producing the protein MSQKIRNRATTVSILRPKLVWCLHCFRTSIKSFESAAGVPFEIECELDAKKSILCRQCSARNALCLSTAVGMLGNAADLSAIIEWYVGFWEVDEDGVEVWAGEVIPGINEAIRTLCLAFDNVEIAHRKAHGITGNKRDQSARKTEYELFCAARRRELAHVLPPARDASKDDWHFYRVQKLLRLLPGDDELSKPGATVQRIHAFGGAEKCIRRHFYQLSRYRQELLSNGCLSIASIMLQCIYPMLLSC; encoded by the exons ATGTCGCAAAAGATCCGTAATCGAGCCACCACCGTTTCAATACTGAGGCCCAAACTTGTTTGGTGCCTTCACTGCTTCCGTACGAGTATCAAGAGTTTTGAGTCTGCGGCAGGGGTTCCTTTTGAGATCGAGTGCGAGCTCGATGCCAAAAAGTCAATCCTTTGCCGTCAATGTTCTGCTCGTAATGCTCTTTGCTTGAGC ACTGCCGTGGGCATGCTTGGCAATGCCGCTGACCTATCCGCAATTATCGAATGGTATGTCGGGTTTTGggaagttgatgaagatggtgtgGAGGTCTGGGCCGGCGAGGTCATTCCCGGCATCAACGAGGCTATAAGGACCTTGTGTCTGGCCTTTGATAATGTTGAGATAGCCCACCGAAAAGCCCATGGTATAACGGGTAATAAGCGGGATCAATCA GCACGAAAGACCGAGTACGAGTTGTTCTGCGCTGCTCGCCGTCGCGAGCTCGCGCATGTACTTCCACCGGCTCGGGATGCTTCGAAAGACGATTGGCACTTTTATCGTGTCCAAAAGTTGTTGCGCTTGCTTCCTGGAGACGATGAACTATCCAAACCTGGGGCAACGGTGCAACGCATCCATGCATTTGGAGGTGCTGAGAAGTGTATTCGGCGCCATTTTTATCAACTGTCAAGATACCGCCAAGAGCTCCTATCAAACGGCTGTCTCTCTATAGCCTCTATCATGCTTCAGTGCATATATCCTATGCTTCTTTCCTGCTAG
- a CDS encoding putative membrane-tethered transcription factor (SPT23) (transcript_id=CADANIAT00001606), which translates to MGSTSSPTFPPLDPIVVDDDMVNPYRDTDMDFLDTARLQFSSENAGQDFDDLFSRASSSRTVAESNPPCLSPSELSLKRSYQDHEPLRHPEVFTSDSPAESPEDSSRSSSSESPRNHLRNPSVASSTSAVHSENTVMPFGYTAEDWVNTDYDHVKDESLFGFDASLPNIEGPYSAETDLESSNKAMDAAFDFESAASSPSPLKTGSISQSRVHKGSRSRLGGAPGSAKRKSASPRIPQTTAPFISHISKDTHSPFQASRMSQVKSPLSPWDGKSPSSYLEESFGGFNMNGGSQPNPDINFSTNSLPFGFGFVPPPAQKALNPSPAHQPILTVHPTSLKSRVETQIPIKLTLYPLPYGVKKLRLPSHTISKPKFLAPPATERSADTVELHTSLFCTSALQDKEKLKKALAKARGEPIYRSSSSSPMGSDEGPDDEKPLEGGEVKICAGCIQRERKRAFRKKQRKPEEDELFQKHEDKRVIVFNTHEIKDWAEPSKTTSSSEGSVTIPGAMQVELPMRIACYCRHQNEKIGFQVIFTLKDYKDNVIAQAITNSIMITDDHKTHAPSGPPAPGPPPALADGTELPGVGVFPSGPALDAGKSPASTKQSTGSPSATDLQGLQQRLNSQYQPSPSPFMDSTTAGPSSSSQASRSLSRQASPNDFQGPMSKRRKHSNSSRLPSELTMTKLEPGQSSARASSNEPQFPAPRGFASPSERPFVTPAAMSNHLGNGPLTPTSGDSNPFLTSIQQQNLDNFIQQQLMSAPNSAQPSRPGTPSASGRNSFQDQNLNIAIGPSPSTQIWPGITNAGNRLPTVIHKLVPAEGSVTGGTEVTLLGSGFYPGMEVVFGDTLATTTTFWGDKCLNCLTPPALQPGQVVVLFKHEHPSFNQLQSQSQPLLPKQQQYFRYVDDRELQMYRLALGILGHKLGNQADAFQTAQQIMGSDYKGAFNLQKDFQGSSGTQRQVPGLESQGKLGDMDSRMLTFLEFIDLDDNPRPPRYNMRCATGQTLLHFASSLGLTRFVAGLLARGADPDVQDNVGNTAMHLAALNGHAHIVHRLRLAGSSPNARSIRGFTPADLASTLPAHQAALIPARHYRSRSVGSLASRRRHSSSASLHSLWESSSASGSFDYAVDDSEDIEDDDEPVLTISRRSSVHHDVSVALQTAEQATSDGDARAFSPPAALVAWRNQLQAQINQFQQSVANAFPNLPALPPMPALPDYHAMRRITNLVPHRPTSSRGAKEGWWDMLTGNSSPGATELPSYDELYPRKEGEDEEEATRAKKTSMVQAAAEAALDQHFEAQAGSSRTTSEQKNEDIKDIRIGRNVISREQQKHLREQQARRMKGLASDRNLYFIWIPLLLLVIFAWARSYIPGISQGFSDAYDFLKNRSTQRVLDIGA; encoded by the exons ATGGGCTCTACTTCGTCTCCTACTTTCCCGCCTCTGGATCCGATTGTCGTGGACGACGACATGGTAAACCCATACCGGGACACCGACATGGACTTCTTGGATACCGCGAGGCTACAATTTTCGTCAGAGAATGCTGGACAGGACTTTGACGATTTATTCTCGCGTGCCTCATCTTCCCGTACGGTCGCGGAATCAAATCCACCATGTCTCTCACCGTCAGAATTGTCGCTCAAAAGGTCATACCAGGATCACGAGCCCTTGCGGCATCCCGAAGTTTTCACATCAGACTCACCCGCTGAATCACCGGAAGACTCGAGCCGGAGCTCGAGTTCTGAATCGCCCCGAAACCACCTCCGAAACCCATCGGTTGCATCCTCCACCTCTGCGGTACACAGTGAAAACACAGTCATGCCTTTCGGTTATACGGCCGAGGACTGGGTAAATACGGATTACGACCATGTGAAGGATGAGTCCTTGTTTGGATTTGACGCTTCGCTTCCAAATATTGAAGGCCCCTATTCTGCGGAAACCGACCTTGAATCGAGCAACAAAGCCATGGACGCCGCTTTTGACTTCGAAAGTGCTGCCAGCAGCCCTAGTCCTCTGAAGACAGGATCCATCTCTCAATCCAGGGTTCATAAAGGCTCAAGATCGCGGTTAGGTGGTGCGCCTGGTTCCGCGAAACGGAAGTCTGCTTCGCCA CGGATTCCCCAGACAACTGCTCCGTTCATTTCCCACATCTCAAAAGACACACACTCCCCGTTCCAGGCTTCAAGGATGTCTCAAGTGAAATCACCATTAAGTCCATGGGACGGAAAGTCACCCTCGTCTTACCTTGAGGAGAGTTTCGGTGGTTTCAATATGAACGGCGGGTCACAACCAAATCCAGACATCAACTTTTCCACCAACAGTCTTCCTTTTGGTTTCGGATTCGTACCCCCACCCGCACAGAAAGCCTTAAACCCGAGTCCTGCTCACCAGCCCATCTTAACTGTTCATCCGACCTCTCTCAAATCACGCGTGGAGACGCAGATACCGATCAAGTTGACTTTATACCCATTACCCTATGGAGTTAAAAAGCTACGTTTGCCCAGCCACACGATCTCAAAACCCAAGTTCCTAGCACCACCGGCCACCGAGCGCTCCGCTGATACAGTTGAGCTGCATACGAGCCTCTTTTGCACAAGTGCTTTACaagacaaggagaagttgaagaaagcGCTAGCGAAGGCGAGAGGCGAACCTATATATCgctcatccagctcctcaccgATGGGTAGCGATGAGGGACCGGATGATGAGAAACCTTTGGAAGGTGGAGAGGTGAAGATATGCGCTGGCTGCATACAACGGGAGCGAAAGCGGGCTTTTCGAAAAAAGCAACGGAAaccggaggaagatgagttgTTTCAAAAGCATGAGGACAAGCGTGTTATTGTCTTCAACACTCATGAGATCAAGGATTGGGCTGAACCGTCCAAAACCACCAGTTCAAGCGAAGGTTCGGTAACTATCCCAGGTGCTATGCAGGTGGAGCTGCCAATGCGGATAGCATGCTACTGCAGGCACCAGAACGAGAAGATTGGATTCCA GGTTATTTTCACGCTGAAGGACTACAAGGACAACGTTATAGCTCAAGCGATCACGAACTCAATCATGATCACAGATGATCACAAGACTCATGCACCTTCGGgacctcctgctcctggcccGCCTCCCGCTCTTGCGGATGGAACCGAACTTCCAGGAGTCGGGGTATTTCCATCCGGTCCTGCCCTCGATGCAGGTAAATCGCCCGCCTCTACTAAGCAGTCGACTGGGTCCCCTTCGGCGACAGATCTGCAGGGACTTCAACAAAGACTTAACTCGCAGTACCAACCTAGTCCTAGTCCTTTCATGGATTCGACGACTGCTGGGCCGTCATCTAGTTCGCAAGCTTCTCGGAGCCTATCTCGACAGGCGTCTCCAAACGACTTCCAAGGGCCGATGAGTAAACGACGAAAACACAGCAATTCCAGTAGACTCCCATCGGAACTGACCATGACCAAACTCGAGCCGGGCCAATCTTCTGCGAGAGCTTCTAGTAATGAGCCTCAGTTCCCCGCTCCTCGTGGGTTCGCATCCCCCAGCGAGAGACCGTTTGTGACGCCCGCTGCCATGTCGAACCATTTGGGCAATGGTCCGCTCACGCCGACAAGTGGAGACAGCAATCCATTCTTGACGTCTATACAGCAGCAGAATTTGGACAACTTCATTCAGCAACAATTGATGTCTGCGCCAAACTCAGCCCAACCGAGTCGTCCTGGCACCCCGAGTGCGTCcggcaggaacagcttccaAGACCAGAATCTGAATATTGCAATCGGCCCGTCACCGTCTACACAAATATGGCCTGGCATCACTAACGCTGGAAACCGGTTGCCTACGGTGATCCATAAATTGGTTCCAGCGGAGGGTTCAGTTACCGGAGGAACAGAGGTAACGCTATTAGGCAGTGGCTTCTATCCTGGCATGGAGGTAGTGTTTGGTGATACTCTCGCAACTACGACTACATTCTGGGGCGACAAATGCCTCAACTGCCTTACCCCACCTGCCCTTCAACCTGGCCAGGTGGTCGTTCTGTTCAAACATGAACATCCAAGCTTTAATCAGCTAcaatctcaatctcaaccaTTGCTTCCCAAGCAACAGCAATATTTCCGTTATGTGGACGACCGTGAATTACAGATGTACCGACTGGCGCTGGGGATACTCGGTCACAAGTTAGGGAACCAAGCAGATGCTTTCCAAACCGCTCAACAGATCATGGGTAGCGATTATAAGGGGGCCTTTAACCTCCAAAAAGACTTCCAAGGCTCCAGTGGAACTCAGCGTCAAGTTCCCGGATTGGAGTCTCAAGGAAAGCTTGGTGACATGGACTCGAGAATGCTAACTTTCTTGGAGTTTATCGACCTCGACGATAACCCTCGCCCGCCGAGGTATAACATGCGCTGTGCCACCGGTCAAACTCTGCTCCACTTCGCGTCTTCGCTGGGTCTTACGCGTTTCGTTGCTGGACTTCTCGCTCGAGGTGCGGATCCAGATGTGCAGGATAATGTCGGAAACACAGCGATGCACCTTGCAGCCCTAAATGGCCACGCGCATATCGTCCACAGACTCCGACTTGCTGGGTCTAGCCCCAATGCACGCAGCATCAGGGGTTTCACTCCGGCCGATCTTGCCAGCACACTACCTGCTCACCAAGCAGCTTTGATACCCGCGCGCCACTACCGTTCGCGCAGTGTTGGCTCGTTGGCGTCGCGTCGCAGGCATAGCAGCTCGGCATCTCTCCATTCTCTCTGGGAGTCCTCCTCGGCTTCAGGTTCTTTCGATTACGCTGTCGACGATTCTGAGGATatagaggatgatgacgagcCGGTTCTCACCATTTCTCGCCGATCAAGTGTCCACCATGATGTCTCTGTGGCACTTCAGACGGCTGAACAGGCCACATCGGATGGCGATGCACGTGCCTTCTCACCGCCGGCCGCACTTGTTGCCTGGCGCAATCAGCTCCAGGCGCAAATCAATCAGTTCCAACAGAGCGTTGCTAATGCCTTCCCTAATCTTCCCGCTCTACCGCCAATGCCCGCTCTGCCAGACTATCACGCAATGCGCCGCATCACGAACCTTGTTCCGCATAGACCTACCTCCTCACGCGGGGCGAAAGAGGGCTGGTGGGATATGCTGACCGGTAATTCCTCACCGGGTGCAACGGAGCTACCTTCGTATGACGAGTTGTATCCGCGTaaagagggcgaagacgaagaagaagcgacgcgagcaaagaagaccagcaTGgtgcaggcagcagcagaggcgGCTTTGGATCAACACTTTGAAGCGCAAGCTGGTTCTTCGAGAACCACTAGTGAACAGAAGAATGAGGATATCAAAGACATCCGTATCGGTCGGAATGTCATATCCCGGGAACAACAGAAGCATCTTAGAGAACAACAAGCCCGACGAATGAAGGGTTTGGCTAGTGACAGGAACCTGTACTTCATCTGG ATTCCTCTTCTATTATTGGTGATTTTCGCATGGGCTCGAAGCTACATCCCTGGCATATCACAGGGATTTTCTGATGCATATGATTTCCTTAAGAACCGCTCTACACAACGCGTCTTGGATATTGGCGCCTAG
- a CDS encoding transport protein particle complex II subunit TRS130 (transcript_id=CADANIAT00001607), protein MDSLPQAASNSVTVEYTDPSGLFSSVQPIIAHKLPLRNLHWKSPTRPVRSIESLRIGFTPAKTETDERKPSSDAPGGTVTHRRHQIPGLRQTPYLKIYILRCDDNDTYKNSARKALREWIKSHGSSSTSSTAATSQEKHDAFEWLILHVVQDGDGTEKVATSKWGRTTTTVLEKVKADFNGTSKTAIDRVAQLRLPKPGNTQKSPELADQIEDFVEKVKNGILASFDLRVAQYEEDIKEKDSQRSLPGWNFCTFFILKEGLARGFENVGLFEDALVGYDELAVGLDAAIQEQLAGSSEQHGSAFLTYSKDWRERAKAALDAQANVQSPDDGDEVAPISDIDPADFPLDPNRKPYREEILSSNISIFDFRTYVFSRQLTLLLRASRAPSIVSDDADTNQKSGTGKKKPEDLMLLAEVCERATEFISLAARTLRSDLEGGLAEVEHAAKSEVINNLVSSWAYAAASQILVQTFTPALTLPESALHAVDGPEQKQGVPKRTSSLVMPNNRQSRPVKSEMLPSNALSSVHEQVGYEGPKLTPKTGSEQLASGRGELFLLARRFLEEIAGRCGWKETWTDLGLLFDESSESGNMAEIALDDEDSKPTKELQPVNTLKGIDLSQLKEALKSRKAFRAYYEELTDQMYRHHIAANRINSTHTALADMAVLRFRQSDYGAAASYCHQVAPFYGNKSWTILEGVMLEVYARCLKELGRNDEYVRMMARLLAKYAAHTQSRLSTRQKTLDASSIFSEQELLSEYVEELFRAAGELQKEVSAPLTDFFGELDVKPGILHYKDRDGFQLQLHLRFLLGKRIDVDSIKIRLVSANASAQSSECWIETSTKTTIKSSPTKILVDSSTTLQGKYYVDRVETRTGNLLFSMSGGANANLPLGFREDVDEDEDTRSYILCYPPPEGLQARIEAPHLVNLEAMRTLELELNSGWNDIKTGVLRVRPATAGLRLRVTEAEVVEGDIDINANNESGNIEFSHLRPHSVVRCRIPYTVEEHPATLSARAEVTYQTEQGRFSYSSAHNVVSALPISVNVQDVFKQDVLFSRFTVSPATMIPLWLSKCSIPSSDVYEVQSNVGDNVAMRVFPKQPASLLYKIQPRKDIVASPGSRRALRLTVDFTCVDDECFDTVEKTFKESISKSEFAQYTSLLTPHLVEAFRSQLSPPEMEVIGLVREIETLPYAAVRWEGLLSALKEPLDGLRAWLKQWHDNHLILSLPPQPSIRRRHIIIPVDIPEIQVVLTAELRLTNLPSQAPYAAVGQTITAELRLSHTRRWCSPDQRENGDGPLEFSYELHANPDLWMVGGRRRGNFTASEGETRTFAIMLLPQKAGHLLLPGLEIRSFVPSPLQSPSTSAATVAGTGAVAGPGTPGPGHGQNVQVQRRPIGSEVNYRNHGETVLVLPDLRGTTVSLSGGGQGSWLIDSERRVHQPTA, encoded by the exons ATGGACTCTCTACCCCAGGCCGCTTCAAACAGTGTCACCG TTGAGTATACTGATCCATCGggtctcttttcctccgtcCAGCCGATCATCGCCCACAAGCTACCTCTGCGAAACCTACACTGGAAGTCTCCCACTCGCCCCGTCCGATCAATCGAGTCCCTCCGTATCGGGTTCACACCAGCCAAAACCGAGACCGATGAGCGTAAGCCATCTAGCGACGCGCCGGGAGGCACGGTTACCCACCGGCGTCATCAGATTCCTGGACTGCGGCAGACGCCTTACTTGAAGATCTACATCCTCCGGTGCGACGATAACGACACGTATAAGAACTCAGCTAGGAAAGCGTTGCGAGAGTGGATTAAGAGCCATGGCTCATCTTCGACGTCTAGTACCGCTGCCACCAGCCAGGAGAAACACGACGCATTCGAGTGGCTTATCTTACATGTTGTCCAGGATGGTGATGGGACTGAGAAGGTAGCGACGTCGAAATGGGGTCGCACGACCACGACCGTCCTGGAAAAGGTGAAGGCCGATTTCAACGGGACTTCGAAAACAGCGATCGATCGTGTGGCGCAGTTACGCCTTCCGAAGCCGGGTAATACACAGAAGTCTCCGGAGTTGGCTGATCAGATTGAAGACTTCGttgagaaggtgaagaaTGGGATTCTGGCGTCATTTGATCTTCGAGTTGCCCAGTACGAGGAAGATATTAAGGAGAAGGACTCTCAGCGCAGCTTGCCGGGCTGGAATTTCTGCACCTTTTTTATACTGAAGGAGGGTCTTGCTAGGGGCTTTGAGAATGTCGGACTGTTTGAGGATGCACTGGTTGGGTATGATGAGCTGGCTGTTGGACTCGATGCTGCAATCCAAGAACAGCTCGCCGGCTCCAGTGAGCAGCATGGCAGTGCCTTTCTAACATACAGCAAGGACTGGCGGGAACGGGCGAAGGCTGCCTTGGATGCCCAAGCGAATGTGCAAAGCCCTGACGACGGTGATGAGGTGGCTCCGATTTCCGACATTGACCCGGCGGACTTCCCACTTGATCCCAATAGGAAGCCATATAGAGAGGAGATTCTTTCCAGCAATATCTCGATCTTCGATTTCCGCACCTACGTTTTCTCTCGACAATTGACCCTCCTTCTCAGGGCGTCAAGAGCGCCATCAATCGTCAGTGACGATGCGGATACCAATCAGAaatcaggaacaggaaaaaAGAAACCCGAAGACCTGATGCTTCTGGCTGAAGTCTGCGAGCGAGCGACCGAATTTATCAGCCTTGCTGCACGGACACTCCGATCTGATCTAGAAGGTGGCCTTGCGGAGGTGGAGCACGCCGCAAAGTCGGAGGTCATAAACAATTTGGTTTCGTCATGGGCCTATGCTGCTGCGTCGCAGATTCTAGTACAGACATTTACCCCGGCATTGACATTGCCAGAGTCAGCTTTACACGCTGTGGATGGTCCTGAACAAAAGCAGGGTGTTCCCAAGCGTACGAGCTCCCTTGTCATGCCTAATAATCGCCAGTCCCGTCCCGTGAAATCTGAAATGCTACCCTCCAATGCCCTTTCTTCAGTTCATGAGCAAGTGGGATATGAAGGGCCGAAGCTCACTCCTAAGACGGGCTCGGAGCAGCTAGCTTCTGGAAGGGGTGAACTGTTTTTGTTGGCCCGAAgatttcttgaagaaatCGCCGGCCGATGCGGGTGGAAGGAAACCTGGACTGATCTCGGCCTTCTTTTTGACGAGAGCTCTGAATCTGGGAATATGGCCGAAATTGCTCTGGACGACGAAGACTCAAAGCCAACGAAAGAGCTCCAGCCCGTCAACACTTTAAAAGGGATCGACTTGTCGCAATTGAAGGAGGCACTGAAGTCTCGAAAGGCATTCCGTGCCTACTATGAAGAGCTTACTGATCAAATGTATCGTCACCATATCGCGGCAAACCGCATAAACTCAACGCATACAGCGTTGGCTGATATGGCCGTTCTGCGCTTCCGGCAGAGCGACTACGGTGCGGCTGCTTCGTATTGCCATCAGGTTGCTCCGTTTTACGGCAATAAGTCTTGGACTATTCTAGAGGGAGTTATGTTGGAGGTGTACGCGCGGTGTCTTAAGGAGCTAGGTCGAAATGACGAGTACGTTCGAATGATGGCGCGGCTTCTGGCAAAATATGCTGCGCATACCCAATCCAGATTATCGACTCGGCAGAAGACGCTAGATGCTTCTTCAATCTTTTCAGAGCAGGAGCTGCTCTCTGAGTATGTGGAGGAGCTGTTCCGGGCGGCCGGTGAGCTGCAAAAGGAGGTCTCCGCTCCTTTGACGGATTTTTTTGGAGAGCTAGATGTCAAGCCTGGTATCCTTCATTACAAAGATCGGGACGGCTTCCAGCTACAACTACATCTACGGTTCCTTCTAGGAAAACGTATCGATGTTGACTCGATCAAAATCCGACTTGTTAGCGCTAATGCCAGCGCCCAAAGCAGTGAATGTTGGATAGAGACGTCAACCAAGACGACCATCAAATCGTCGCCAACTAAAATCTTGGTTGATTCATCG ACAACTCTGCAAGGTAAATATTATGTGGACCGCGTCGAGACGCGGACAGGGAACCTGCTATTCTCCATGAGTGGCGGAGCAAATGCCAACCTGCCATTGGGATTTAGGGAAGAtgttgatgaggacgaagacaCTCGGTCATATATTCTGTGTTACCCACCTCCAGAAGGCTTGCAAGCAAGGATCGAGGCGCCTCATCTGGTGAACTTGGAAGCCATGCGTACGCTTGAACTGGAGCTTAACAGCGGATGGAATGACATCAAGACAGGAGTTCTCCGAGTACGGCCCGCAACGGCAGGACTTCGACTCAGAGTTACGGAGGCAGAGGTAGTAGAAGGCGACATTGATATAAACGCCAACAACGAGTCGGGGAATATCGAATTCAGCCATTTAAGGCCGCACTCGGTCGTACGTTGCCGCATTCCATATACAGTGGAGGAGCACCCCGCGACGCTCTCTGCAAGGGCCGAGGTCACATACCAGACAGAACAAGGACGGTTCTCCTACTCGTCTGCGCATAACGTTGTCTCTGCTCTGCCGATCAGTGTCAATGTGCAGGATGTCTTCAAACAGGATGTGCTGTTCTCGCGGTTCACCGTCAGCCCAGCCACGATGATCCCGCTTTGGCTATCCAAATGTAGCATTCCTAGTTCGGATGTCTATGAAGTGCAGTCGAACGTCGGCGACAATGTTGCCATGAGGGTATTCCCCAAGCAACCGGCCTCGCTGCTCTACAAGATCCAGCCGCGAAAAGACATCGTTGCCTCTCCTGGGTCGAGGAGAGCCCTGCGGCTCACTGTCGACTTTACCTGTGTGGATGACGAGTGCTTCGACACGGTGGAGAAGACATTCAAAGAAAGCATTTCCAAGAGTGAATTCGCACAGTACACGAGCCTCCTCACGCCACATCTCGTCGAAGCCTTCCGAAGCCAGCTCTCACCCCCTGAAATGGAGGTCATCGGGCTTGTGCGGGAGATCGAAACGCTGCCGTACGCGGCAGTCCGCTGGGAAGGATTGTTGAGCGCGCTGAAGGAGCCACTGGACGGCCTACGGGCTTGGCTGAAGCAGTGGCATGAT AATCATCTGATCCTCTCTCTCCCACCGCAACCGTCCATCCGACGGCGccacatcatcatccccGTCGACATTCCCGAAATCCAAGTCGTCCTCACGGCAGAGCTCCGACTGACAAATCTCCCCTCGCAAGCACCCTATGCCGCCGTAGGTCAAACCATCACGGCCGAGTTGCGACTCTCACATACCCGCCGCTGGTGCTCGCCCGACCAGCGCGAGAACGGAGACGGCCCACTGGAATTCTCGTACGAACTGCATGCCAACCCAGACCTGTGGATGGTGGGTGGACGACGGAGGGGAAACTTTACTGCGAGCGAGGGCGAAACAAGGACGTTCGCTATTatgctgctgccgcagaAGGCGGGACACCTGCTGCTCCCGGGACTGGAGATTAGGAGCTTTGTGCCGTCACCGCTGCAGTCGCCGTCGACCAGCGCAGCCACGGTGGCGGGAACGGGTGCGGTAGCGGGGCCGGGAACGCCAGGACCAGGCCACGGGCAAAACGTGCAGGTGCAGCGAAGGCCGATCGGAAGCGAGGTCAACTACCGCAACCACGGCGAGACGGTGCTCGTATTACCAGATCTGCGGGGCACGACAGTGAGCCTGTCTGGAGGAGGGCAAGGGTCGTGGTTGATCGACTCGGAGAGAAGGGTTCACCAGCCAACAGCATAG